The Synechocystis sp. PCC 6714 genome includes the window ACAACATCAATGCCGACACCTGTGCTGGGGAATTGGCGGCGGCCTTGGGGGCAGAAAAATTAATTCTCCTCACCGACACCAGGGGAATTCTTCGAGATTACAAAGATCCCTCCACCCTGATCCATAAATTGGATATTCAACAGGCCCGGGAACTGATCGGCTCCGGCATAGTGGCCGGGGGCATGATTCCCAAGGTTACCTGTTGTGTCCGTTCCCTGGCCCAGGGCGTAAGGGCGGCCCATATCCTCGATGGTCGTTTGCCCCATGCTCTGTTGCTGGAAGTGTTCACCGATCTGGGCATTGGTTCGATGATTGTGGCTTCAGGCTATGATCTCTGAATCGGGGGAATTTTTCCCTCAAATCCTTCAAAAATGTAGATACGTAACAAAATAATTTTGGAAGATAACTTTTTGCCTCTGCTGTCGGGGTCTGCCCAGTTAAAACTTTTACAATTGGTCAGCCCGACCCTGCCGGTGGGGGCCTATAACTATTCCGAAGGTTTGGAATGGTTGATAGAACAGGGTGATGTTACCAATGGAGATACCCTGGGAGCTTGGCTTGTCGAGGAATTACGTCAGGGTTCCATTACCCTGGACACAGCCATTATGGTTAGGGCCTATAGGTGTGCTAACCAACAATCCAACGTCGATCCCATTGCTGACCCAGTGATTCCAGTTGCTAAAGATCTTGACTATTGGAATCAATGGTTAACCGCCACCAGGGAAAGTCGGGAGTTAAGGGAACAAAGCTTACAAATGGGAAGCTCCCTGCGGAAGTTGTTGTTAGATCTAGACCCCACGGTGGAATTGTTGTTTAAAGCTCTTCCCGCCACGGAACCTTGCCATTATGCAATCGCCTTTGGAGTGGGGGCAGCCTTTTGGGGCATTGATATTCATCAAAGCGGGCTGGGCTATTTGCACAGTTGGGCTAATAATCTAATTTCAGCCGGGGTGAGACTGATTCCTTTGGGACAAACCACCGGCCAAAAACTCTTGTTACAGTTGACCCCGACTATTTTGGGTCAATGGCAGAAGATTTTGGTGCTGGAAGACGATGATTTGTACAGTTGCAGTTGGGGACTAGCCCTGGCAAGCATGGGCCATGAAAGTCAATACACGAGGTTATTCCGTAGTTAATATCTCGTCTGACCTCCCGAATGGCGATCGTCTAGGCAGTGGCCAAAGGGAACTCGCAATTCTGCCCTGGGAAAAGATTACAATGTGGAGACTGTTTGATTACTCTCAGAATCTTCATAAACTTCCATTGCCCTGGCCCCCATGACCGACGTTCCCGTTAGCCGCATTCGCAATTTTTCCATCATTGCCCACATTGACCACGGTAAATCCACCCTGGCTGATCGCCTGTTGCAGGTTACGGATACGGTGCAACAGCGGGAAATGAAAGAACAGTTCCTAGACAATATGGATTTGGAGCGGGAGCGGGGTATCACTATCAAACTCCAGGCAGCCCGCATGAATTATAAAGCCAAGGACGGCCAGGATTATGTGTTGAATCTGATCGACACACCGGGGCACGTGGATTTTTCCTACGAAGTTTCCCGTTCCCTGGCCGCCTGTGAAGGGGCGTTGTTGGTGGTGGATGCTTCCCAAGGGGTGGAGGCCCAAACCTTGGCTAACGTTTACCTGGCGTTGGATAACAATCTGGAAATTATTCCCGTTTTAAACAAAATTGATTTGCCTAGCGCCGAACCAGACCGAGTAGCAACGGAAATTGAAGAAGTGGTGGGGCTAGATTGCAGTAACGTAATCCAAGCTTCTGCCAAAGCGGGCATCGGCGTAGAGGATATCCTAGAAGCCATCGTCCGACAAGTACCTCCTCCAGCGGACACGGTGGATCAGCCTCTGCGGGCGTTAATTTTCGACAGCTACTACGATGCTTACCGGGGGGTAGTGGTTTACTTCCGGGTGATGGATGGCCGGGTCAAAAAAGGGGACAAAGTTTTGCTGATGGCCTCCGGCAAAGAATACGTCATTGATGAATTGGGGGTTTTATCTCCTACCCAGGTACAGGTAGAAGAACTCCATGCCGGGGAAGTGGGTTACTTTGCGGCGGCCATTAAAGCCGTGGCCGATGCCAGGGTGGGGGATACCATTACCATGGCCAACAGTCCTGCGTCAGCCCCTTTACCGGGCTATACCGAAGCCAATCCCATGGTTTTTTGCGGACTATTTCCCATCGATGCGGACCAATATCCCGATTTAAAAGATGCGTTGGAAAAGCTCAAACTCAACGATGCGGCCCTGTCCTACGAGCCGGAAACCTCCAGTGCCATGGGGTTTGGTTTCCGTTGCGGCTTTTTGGGTTTACTCCACATGGAAATTGTCCAAGAGCGGTTGGAGCGGGAATATAATTTGGATTTGATCACCACTGCGCCATCGGTAATTTATCGGGTCACCACCACCGACGAAGAAGTGATTGAAGTGGATAATCCCAGTTTATTGCCTCCCATTCAGAAGCGATTGAAGGTGGAAGAGCCATTTATTAAAGTGGAAATGATTACCCCGGAAACCTATGTGGGCACGCTGATGGAACTGTGCCAAAGTCGCCGTGGGGTGTTCAAAGACATGAAGTTTTTCACCCAAACCCGCACAGCCTTAATTTACGAACTACCGTTGGCGGAAGTGGTCACAGACTTTTTCGACCAGTTAAAATCCCGCACCAAGGGCTACGCCAGCATGGAGTACCAATTAATTGGCTACCGGGAAAATCCCCTGGTGAAATTGGACATTTTAGTCAATGGCGACGGGGTGGATGCGTTGGCCATGATTGTCCACCGGGATAAGGCTTATTACGTTGGTCGGGCCATGGTTAGTAAGCTCAAAGAGTTAATTCCCCGCCATCAGTTTAAAGTTCCTATCCAAGCGGCGATCGGTGCCAAGGTCATTGCCAGTGAACATATTCCTGCTTTGCGAAAGGATGTGTTGGCCAAATGCTATGGCGGTGACATTTCCCGTAAGAAAAAACTGTTACAAAAACAAGCTAAAGGTAAAAAACGTATGAAGGCGATCGGGACGGTGGATGTGCCCCAGGAAGCTTTTATGGCGGTACTAAAACTTGATCCCCAGTAGTCCTCTGATATGGCAAAGACTAGGATGGTTAGGATGAATAATCACTGAAACCCTTTCCAAATAAGAGTTTCATGGTTGATTAAAATAAATATAGGACACTATGCTACACAGTAGTTATGAATAATTTCATCTATGCTTACACCTGGAGAGGCGTATGTTCTTGCTCTTTTCAATGCACTAAAATCATGCCCTATGTCATTAAGATCTGGTGAGTAGGTAGGTAAAAACAAAACTGTATGTCCTGCCTCTTCTACTATTTTTCTAATCCTAGTCTTTCTATGAATAGGCGCATTATCCATAATTATAGCTAGTTAAATTAACTATGGGACACTACGCTACACAGTAGTTACGAATAATTTCATCTATGCTTACACCTGGAGAGGCGTATGTTCTTGCTCTTTTCAATGCACTAAAATCATGCTCTATGTCATTAAGATCTGGCGAGTAGGTAGGTAAAAACAAAACTGTATGTCCTGCCTCTTCTACTATTTTTTTAATCCTAGTCTTTCTATGAATAGGCGCATTATCCATAATTAATACCGATGGAATTGTTAATGCAGGTATCAGGTATAATTCAAGCCATCCTTCAAAACCTTCGGCATTTAAACTTCCACTAAATAGAATCGGTGCTATTAAATCTTTTTTATTCTTTCTTCTACCTGCCACAAGGTTTTCTTTCTTTCCTCTTTTTCCTTGCCTTTCCCCATATACTCTCTCTCCTCTTTTTGACCATCCGTACACTGAAGAGGCAAACTCCTCAAAACCAGCCTCATCTATGAATACAAGGCTTGCAACCCCATAAATTAGAATTAGCTCTTTCAGGATTTTTTGATATTCTGCTCTTTTTTCTTCATCTCTTTCTTTATATAGTAACTGTTTTTTTTCTCGTAATTCCCATTTCTTTAAATCTATATGACAGTGCGCTAGCAGTTACACCGAATTTCTTTGCTCTCTCTTTCATCGGCATATCCGGATTTTCCATCACATCTTTCTCCAGCTCTTTTATATCTATCTTCCGACGCCGGTTCTTTACCTTCGTTGGTTCCAGATTTTCCCGGCTTAACCATCTATAAATTGTCTCTCTACCTACCTTAAATATTTTTGATGCCTTCGTTACACCATTCCCTTCTTCTAGAAAACTTATTACTCTTAGCCATAAATCTAGATCGTATGCCATAAGTTTCTTATTAGTTTAGTCATTATTTATAATATAGCATTATACATACCATCCGCCCCACTTTTATTTCAGTTAGCTGTAACTACACATCGTACTGTCTTTTTTGCTTCTCTTGCTTCTGTCATTTTCCCTCCGGGCTTTTCAGCCTTTTTCTTTCATGCTAATTCCCCCTCTCTGATGGAAGAGGGATATTTAATATTTTTCCTAAACCAACATTAAAAACCACCAACAAAGCGGCCAGGACTAAAAAGATTGTGGGGATCAAATTGTTGTTTTAAACGGCCCATCACGGCCAAACCATGGCCACTCTGACCCCAAACATCACAGTGTTTCTTATAATTTGGAGATGCTTCCAGCACTGTTAGGTAACCACCATTATCTTGGCAAATTTGTCTTTGCTGTCTTAACTGTTCCTGGTCAAGCTCAATAAAACGACCCCAGCCTAGGCCATTGCCCAATTGTATGTATCCCAGACCAGGCAATTGCTGCAAAAAATCCACTGCTTTGGCTGGCAAAAGACCAAATTTACAAAGCACGCCATCATCATTCCCGCCATTCTTTCCCGTCATAGCATTTTCCCATCTTTGCCACAGCCCTGTTTCTGTTTGACCGATAAAACATTGGCTCTCTAAAGCTAAAGCTTGGGCTACCTTTTCTACCTCACCCACTTGGGCTTGGACCACCGGTTCTAGGTTTTGGAAACGGAGCAATAGGCCCAATTCTTGTCCAAGATTTAATGCTTTTACTAAAC containing:
- a CDS encoding urease accessory protein UreF, with the protein product MGAYNYSEGLEWLIEQGDVTNGDTLGAWLVEELRQGSITLDTAIMVRAYRCANQQSNVDPIADPVIPVAKDLDYWNQWLTATRESRELREQSLQMGSSLRKLLLDLDPTVELLFKALPATEPCHYAIAFGVGAAFWGIDIHQSGLGYLHSWANNLISAGVRLIPLGQTTGQKLLLQLTPTILGQWQKILVLEDDDLYSCSWGLALASMGHESQYTRLFRS
- the lepA gene encoding translation elongation factor 4, with product MTDVPVSRIRNFSIIAHIDHGKSTLADRLLQVTDTVQQREMKEQFLDNMDLERERGITIKLQAARMNYKAKDGQDYVLNLIDTPGHVDFSYEVSRSLAACEGALLVVDASQGVEAQTLANVYLALDNNLEIIPVLNKIDLPSAEPDRVATEIEEVVGLDCSNVIQASAKAGIGVEDILEAIVRQVPPPADTVDQPLRALIFDSYYDAYRGVVVYFRVMDGRVKKGDKVLLMASGKEYVIDELGVLSPTQVQVEELHAGEVGYFAAAIKAVADARVGDTITMANSPASAPLPGYTEANPMVFCGLFPIDADQYPDLKDALEKLKLNDAALSYEPETSSAMGFGFRCGFLGLLHMEIVQERLEREYNLDLITTAPSVIYRVTTTDEEVIEVDNPSLLPPIQKRLKVEEPFIKVEMITPETYVGTLMELCQSRRGVFKDMKFFTQTRTALIYELPLAEVVTDFFDQLKSRTKGYASMEYQLIGYRENPLVKLDILVNGDGVDALAMIVHRDKAYYVGRAMVSKLKELIPRHQFKVPIQAAIGAKVIASEHIPALRKDVLAKCYGGDISRKKKLLQKQAKGKKRMKAIGTVDVPQEAFMAVLKLDPQ